A part of Terriglobus roseus genomic DNA contains:
- a CDS encoding helix-hairpin-helix domain-containing protein, with protein MRRSLLFGCVLGFVGGTALAQLPAGHDAALVQKKCTVCHDTDRVMSQRQDADGWQTTVNKMKALGAQIDAAEQKKIVAYLAAAFPAEMGPKLNINQASQVELEAAFSLKRKEAAAVVKYREQVGGFKSVDDLKKAPGMDAKKVDEKKADLTV; from the coding sequence ATGCGGCGTTCTCTTCTCTTCGGTTGCGTTCTTGGTTTTGTGGGTGGAACTGCTTTGGCGCAGTTGCCGGCGGGGCATGATGCGGCGCTGGTGCAGAAGAAATGCACGGTGTGCCACGACACCGATCGCGTGATGAGCCAGCGACAGGATGCCGACGGTTGGCAGACGACCGTGAACAAGATGAAGGCTCTGGGTGCGCAGATTGATGCGGCGGAGCAGAAGAAGATTGTGGCTTACCTGGCTGCTGCGTTTCCTGCGGAGATGGGGCCGAAGTTGAATATCAACCAGGCTTCGCAGGTGGAGTTGGAGGCGGCTTTTTCGCTGAAGCGGAAAGAGGCTGCCGCGGTGGTGAAGTATCGGGAGCAGGTGGGTGGCTTCAAGTCTGTTGATGACTTGAAGAAGGCTCCGGGGATGGATGCGAAGAAGGTGGATGAGAAGAAGGCGGACCTAACGGTTTAG